The genomic interval TTCAATGGTTCGCCAACAAACGCCTCCATAGATCTGGCAGCCATATATGGAACCAGAGTAGCTCCGTACAATCTGTATCAGGGGGATCCCTCGGATGACTATGCCGAATTGCTGAAGAAGCGAATTCCTGTTGAATGCCACCTGCAGTTGCTGGGCGATCTCCGCTCCCCCACCATTGCTGCCGGTATAGAGATGCCAACTGCAGATCCGGAAACACGGGGTATTCTCGACAATGCCACAAGTACGGAGGATGAGCTGATGAAACAGTTTATCTCCCTGCTAGTTATCAATGATTTCTATAGTGTTGCGGGTTACGGGATCCAGAATATGGGTACCATGAACAGTTCCATTGCCGGAGTAACGGCCAGTGAATTGCTGTCTAACCAGCTAAGCAACTGGCTTTCACAGATAAGTGATGATTTTGATATCGGATTTAATTACCGTCCGGGCGATCAGGTGTCGACCCAGGAGATGGAAGTGGCCCTCTCCACACAGCTCCTGAACGATCGGGTGATTATCAGCGGAAACCTGGATGTGGGCGGACAGGAGACCAACCCTTCCAGTGAAGCCAGTAACAACCCTTACATTATGGGGGATTTTGAAGTGGAGTACAGGGTGACCGATAATGTGAGTATTCTTGCATTCAACCGTTCGCGGGATGAACTGATCGCGATGACCGCTCCCTACAAACAGGGAGTAGGCGTTTCCTACCGGGAAGATTTTAATAATCTGAGTCAGCTGCTGGCCCGCTACAAAGAAGCCATCAGCAATCGGAAAAAGAAGAAGAAAAAGTCCGGAAAGTCAGATTCTCAAGAGTAAAACTTTTCTATATTTGCGGCTTAAAACTTCTAAATCCTAACTTAATCTACAGATCATGTTTATTGTAATGGTTATTGTTTTTGTTCTGGGATACCTCGCCATAGCCCTGGAACACCCGCTGCACGTTGATAAGGCCATCCCGGCTCTGGCAATTGGCACTTTGCTGTGGGTTCTTTACATTTTTGGCGCGTATGACATTTTTACGGCCGGACTGAGTGAAGCCTGGAACTCCTATATTCACAGTGGCGAAGGACACGGAGAAACCGGAATCCAGGCCATGCGTCATTTCATCGTGGATAAAGAGATCATCCATCACCTGGGTGAGATTTCCGAGATCCTCTTCTTCCTGCTTGGCGCCATGACCATTGTTGAGGTCATTGACAAACATGACGGGTTCAAGATTATTACTGACAGGATCAAGACCACCAAAAAAGTGAAGCTCTTATGGATTCTCAGTTTCCTCACCTTCTTTATGTCCGCTGCCCTGGACAACCTGACCACGACCATTGTGATGGTTGCCCTGCTTCGAAAACTGATCTCCGAAAAAGAGACCCGCTGGTTCTTTGCTTCCATGGTGGTGCTTGCAGCCAATGCCGGTGGTGCCTGGTCGCCCATTGGAGATGTGACCACCATCATGCTGTGGATCGGTGGACAGGTAACTACCGGGGCCATCATCACCAGGGTTATTTTACCCAGTCTTTTCACCATGATTGTTCCCCTGGCCTTGCTCAGTTTCACTTTAAAAGGGGAGGTCAGCCGGCCCGAGATTGATGAAAATGAAAAGATCTACACCCGGCCATTTGAACGCAAATTAATGCTGATACTGGGTGTAAGCGGACTCCTGTTTGTTCCTGTTTTCAAAACCATTACCCACCTTCCTCCTTATATGGGCATGCTCT from Bacteroidales bacterium carries:
- the nhaD gene encoding sodium:proton antiporter NhaD is translated as MFIVMVIVFVLGYLAIALEHPLHVDKAIPALAIGTLLWVLYIFGAYDIFTAGLSEAWNSYIHSGEGHGETGIQAMRHFIVDKEIIHHLGEISEILFFLLGAMTIVEVIDKHDGFKIITDRIKTTKKVKLLWILSFLTFFMSAALDNLTTTIVMVALLRKLISEKETRWFFASMVVLAANAGGAWSPIGDVTTIMLWIGGQVTTGAIITRVILPSLFTMIVPLALLSFTLKGEVSRPEIDENEKIYTRPFERKLMLILGVSGLLFVPVFKTITHLPPYMGMLFSLSLIWLTSELLHKNKPDEVKKKLKVIYILQKVDTPTIFFFLGILSAVAALQSAGQLTIMAGWLDENLGNIFLIDMAIGILSAVVDNVPLVAGAMGMYPIEDAAHIATLVDPAAIEYASNFVQDGLFWEFLAYCAGTGGSILIIGSAAGVAAMGMEKIDFIWYLKRISLLALLGYVAGAGVYYLQSLIIHH